A genome region from Penaeus chinensis breed Huanghai No. 1 chromosome 15, ASM1920278v2, whole genome shotgun sequence includes the following:
- the LOC125032774 gene encoding ribitol 5-phosphate transferase FKRP-like, with amino-acid sequence MVGVRKTRTVLLMVMVLLLVFIMKQVGQRWSVKEYTPGKHVMSRNRLEDLVVIIREFETFDNDVSETVESVLSACGGVCRVLVVSDETIYPPLHLPKQVKSLVLTPGLLHHRPHIPDFLTNTRYVLILPDGARCSSRMQLHDLIQLLDTGDWQVVAVGVGGSPLTCHRYTLDIQAWTLSIAPAPQSEACDAISGRAAILMQVSDFLKLTHPLARPIPVSIGIQGASRSWKVHVSRGGLFGEGRQLYSTEHLQWKHDSLEEERRKALYAALGIKKMVSSGGNVLWYGCTRTTPRCFPTVVDDTPDYLYLGRWTPPCCLEGLRATARHVFQALKACRARWWLEGGSLLGAVRNGDIIPWDYDVDVGIYAQDVDRCPQLKAARWQTLEDAEGFVWQRASEGGFFRVHYSTTNHLHVDVFPFSPRGGAMTRGGAWTTGHRQDIDFPEHFLRPLATVNFAGVLASAPNNVRDFLELKFGAGVIESPQYPNPDMLLSRNISILPHL; translated from the coding sequence ATGGTGGGTGTTCGCAAGACAAGGACTGTTCTCTTAATGGTAATGGTGCTTTTGTTAGTGTTTATTATGAAACAGGTTGGCCAGCGATGGTCTGTCAAGGAATATACCCCGGGAAAGCATGTAATGAGCAGAAATCGCTTAGAGGACCTTGTTGTCATCATTAGAGAATTTGAGACCTTTGATAATGATGTAAGTGAGACTGTTGAATCTGTATTGAGTGCATGTGGTGGAGTGTGTAGGGTTTTAGTTGTCAGTGATGAGACCATATACCCCCCCCTGCACCTGCCAAAGCAAGTCAAGTCGCTGGTCTTGACACCTGGACTTCTGCACCACCGTCCACACATCCCTGATTTTCTCacaaatacaagatatgtattaaTACTCCCCGATGGCGCGCGGTGTTCTTCTCGCATGCAGTTGCATGACCTGATACAATTGCTTGATACTGGTGATTGGCAGGTAGTTGCAGTTGGTGTGGGTGGATCACCTCTCACATGTCATCGTTACACACTTGACATTCAGGCCTGGACGCTCTCTATAGCCCCAGCACCTCAGAGTGAGGCATGTGATGCAATAAGTGGCCGTGCAGCCATCCTGATGCAGGTTAGTGATTTTTTGAAGCTAACCCATCCATTAGCTCGACCCATCCCAGTTAGCATAGGTATACAGGGTGCATCGCGTTCTTGGAAGGTCCATGTCAGTCGAGGAGGCTTGTTTGGTGAGGGCCGCCAGCTCTACTCAACAGAGCACTTGCAATGGAAGCATGATTCacttgaagaagaaagaagaaaggcttTATATGCTGCTCTGGGAATTAAGAAAATGGTAAGTTCTGGTGGCAACGTTCTGTGGTATGGTTGCACTCGTACAACACCACGGTGCTTTCCAACAGTGGTGGATGACACACCTGATTACCTCTACCTGGGTCGTTGGACACCACCATGTTGTCTGGAAGGGCTTAGAGCCACAGCTAGACATGTATTTCAAGCTTTGAAAGCATGTCGTGCTCGCTGGTGGCTGGAAGGAGGTTCATTACTGGGGGCTGTTCGCAATGGAGACATCATTCCTTgggattatgatgttgatgtagGAATTTATGCACAAGATGTGGATCGCTGTCCGCAGCTTAAAGCAGCACGTTGGCAAACTTTAGAGGATGCAGAAGGCTTTGTGTGGCAGAGGGCATCGGAGGGAGGGTTTTTTAGAGTACACTACAGCACTACCAATCACCTTCATGTGGATGTCTTTCCCTTCAGCCCACGTGGAGGTGCCATGACACGTGGTGGTGCTTGGACAACTGGCCACCGTCAAGACATAGATTTCCCAGAACATTTCTTAAGACCCCTTGCCACAGTTAACTTTGCCGGGGTCTTAGCCTCAGCCCCCAACAATGTGCGGGACTTTTTAGAGCTCAAATTTGGTGCAGGTGTCATAGAGTCACCACAGTACCCCAATCCTGATATGCTTCTCTCTCGAAATATCTCAATTCTGCCACACCTGTGA
- the LOC125032775 gene encoding protein Churchill-like, with translation MCQECVKEEYPDRGTICLDTGAYLANLQGCHVCGVKDSLNTANRSIFDSQTSPQEVIEYDHVCGICSHVIASHTHRFWVEEDFQYYEMSCMLCGEADDTRSCLPDDPRMETILF, from the exons ATGTGCCAGGAGTGTGTTAAGGAAGAGTACCCAGATCGG GGCACGATCTGTCTGGACACAGGAGCGTACTTAGCAAACCTACAAGGCTGTCATGTTTGTGGTGTTAAAGACTCCCTCAACACTGCGAACCGGTCCATATTCGACTCACAGACTTCTCCACAAGAAGTCATTGAGTATGACC ATGTATGCGGAATCTGCAGCCATGTGATTGCTTCTCACACACACCGGTTCTGGGTTGAAGAGGACTTCCAGTACTATGAGATGAGCTGCATGCTCTGTGGTGAGGCTGATGACACACGCTCCTGTCTCCCCGACGACCCACGCATGGAAACCATCTTGTTCTGA